The Aneurinibacillus sp. REN35 genomic interval TAGAACATACGGTACCCTTTGGTTCGCAGCATTTTAATCGTCCATCCGCTGGCAACAGCGCCAAGCAAACCGGAGACTAGCATAACATAATCTACTACATGCGGCGTTCGATTATTCATAACCAGATATATAAGTACACCTACTACGACGCTTACATACAACAATGTTGGCATCCACGTCGTTTTTACAAGCATATTCAAGATAAAGCCGATTCCGAAAAGGAGGACGATAAAAAGCGGGATTCCAATAATAAATTGTGCAATATTCAACCATATCACCCCCATCCATATTCCTAAATTTTAGTGTAAAGGATTCGGACAAGGGGGTCAATCGCCTTGGCTATTTCGTCATTTTTTGTTCTATTTTACCCTTGCTGTCATTTCTGGTTCATAGGTGGACACTCTTCCCTGACCGCTGCAGGACGGACATGTGGTCGATCCTCCGGTTACAAGCTGAAAGTAACCATTTCCCTCACAGTATACGCACGTCTCTTGATTCATCTTCTCATTCATGCATATCCCTCCATGTCTCTCTATTAAAATTCTATATTTTCAAAATATTATAGCGAATAATAACTCCCCTGTAAAGTACAAAAGAGGAACCCCCTATTCATAGAAGGTTCCTCTTTTTCTATAACTGCTCTTGATCATTTTTGGCACGAGCAACAATCGGATCAAGATAATCCCTGCTTCCTCGTTGGCGGCCTTTCTCCTGCAACCGCTCAATCGCCGGCTCAATCAAAAGCTCTAGTTCACGCTGTATTGTATATGCCAAATCATGACGGCTTTGTACTTCAAGATATTTTCCA includes:
- a CDS encoding YuiB family protein; amino-acid sequence: MNIAQFIIGIPLFIVLLFGIGFILNMLVKTTWMPTLLYVSVVVGVLIYLVMNNRTPHVVDYVMLVSGLLGAVASGWTIKMLRTKGYRMF
- a CDS encoding YuiA family protein, with amino-acid sequence MNEKMNQETCVYCEGNGYFQLVTGGSTTCPSCSGQGRVSTYEPEMTARVK